From the Candidatus Methanosuratincola sp. genome, one window contains:
- a CDS encoding MarC family protein, with translation MIESAFFSLSDLSYWPYQVALVSAQIFAILNPVSVLPVFLSLTEDLNPASRHRIVARSSLAVFTICLVMAIAGNYILGFFNINIASLRVGGGILLMVIAVEMLGGLPRTKSIDAREEVAIVPIATPLLVGPGTMTTVILLSASVPLAVLVSSIIFVVLLTYIILRYSEHLIRLTGKNGIRALGRFMTIIIAAFAAQLLYSGLTEWLLSWGMIK, from the coding sequence ATGATAGAATCGGCGTTCTTCAGCCTCTCTGATCTGTCCTATTGGCCTTACCAAGTCGCACTTGTTTCGGCCCAGATCTTCGCAATACTCAATCCAGTCAGCGTCCTGCCAGTCTTCCTCTCCCTTACCGAAGACCTGAATCCTGCATCCAGGCACCGAATAGTGGCCAGATCCTCATTAGCCGTCTTCACGATCTGCCTGGTAATGGCAATAGCGGGGAACTATATCCTAGGCTTCTTTAACATAAACATAGCCAGCCTCAGAGTGGGGGGAGGTATCCTCTTGATGGTGATCGCGGTGGAGATGCTTGGGGGCTTGCCCAGGACAAAGAGCATCGACGCGAGGGAAGAAGTCGCAATAGTTCCGATTGCAACCCCCCTTTTAGTAGGCCCCGGCACGATGACCACTGTTATACTCTTGTCTGCAAGCGTTCCATTAGCAGTACTCGTTTCGAGCATAATTTTCGTTGTGCTGCTTACATACATCATACTCCGGTACTCGGAGCACCTGATCAGGCTAACCGGAAAGAACGGAATAAGGGCTTTGGGAAGATTCATGACAATAATAATTGCAGCCTTCGCAGCCCAGCTCCTCTACTCTGGACTAACTGAATGGTTGCTTTCTTGGGGAATGATAAAGTAA
- a CDS encoding mechanosensitive ion channel family protein: MAFEFVDFDGFWLPLLNFVIGVSVTLIIAYLINRTLHVRIAKIIERNPSLETSYCFIRRLVLAVVIIIGVTSATFAAFPELGASIASIFVAAGFASIVVGLAAQSTLSNILAGMTISIFQPIRIDEAVMFNNEFCFVEDIKLMHTVLRTWDNRRLMVPNSRLQNEVIVNYTRTDPSKLTPVLVSISYESDLDKAMQIMVDVAKRHPDCLPMGDLPKVQVIEFGDSGITLRLLSRAKDQGTSFQMARDLLKEIKKEFDANGIEKPYPRRYLVVDPKIQRLLEEGILKPKPKRTPRKKGDQANTESEAAPTAK, encoded by the coding sequence ATGGCGTTCGAATTTGTCGATTTTGACGGCTTCTGGCTCCCTCTATTGAACTTTGTCATAGGGGTCTCTGTGACCCTTATCATAGCATACTTGATAAACCGCACCCTGCACGTCCGCATAGCAAAGATCATAGAGCGAAACCCGAGCCTTGAGACCAGCTACTGCTTCATAAGGCGCCTGGTTCTCGCCGTAGTAATCATAATCGGGGTTACTTCCGCCACGTTCGCCGCCTTCCCTGAGCTAGGGGCTTCGATCGCCTCGATATTCGTGGCTGCTGGCTTCGCCTCGATAGTCGTGGGCCTCGCTGCCCAGTCGACTCTCTCAAACATACTGGCAGGGATGACAATATCGATATTCCAGCCGATCAGGATCGACGAGGCAGTCATGTTCAACAACGAGTTTTGCTTCGTCGAGGACATCAAACTTATGCACACTGTGCTCAGGACCTGGGACAACAGGCGGCTGATGGTTCCCAATTCCAGGCTGCAAAACGAGGTTATCGTAAATTACACGAGGACTGACCCTAGCAAACTGACTCCGGTGCTCGTCTCCATAAGCTATGAATCGGACTTGGATAAGGCGATGCAGATCATGGTGGACGTCGCGAAGCGCCACCCTGACTGCCTCCCGATGGGGGACCTCCCAAAGGTACAGGTAATAGAGTTTGGGGACTCTGGGATAACCCTCCGGCTCTTGAGCCGGGCCAAAGACCAGGGCACTTCATTCCAAATGGCTAGGGACCTGCTCAAAGAGATCAAAAAGGAATTCGACGCGAACGGCATAGAGAAACCTTACCCGCGGCGATACCTCGTGGTGGACCCCAAGATCCAGAGGCTCCTGGAGGAAGGCATCCTCAAACCGAAACCGAAGCGGACACCAAGGAAGAAGGGCGACCAGGCAAACACTGAGAGCGAAGCTGCCCCGACCGCCAAGTAA